The Desulfoscipio gibsoniae DSM 7213 genome contains a region encoding:
- a CDS encoding ACT domain-containing protein, translating to MAGKEPRFFLVQEDILPEALYKTVQAKELLMSGEAATVNEAVERVQLSRSAFYKYKDKVYSFYRWNRDQTVILEMLLEHRSGVLSAVLNSIAAVGGNIITINQNIPQQGVAMATVTIETANLKCDVENMLKLLRNTLGVKTAKVLGA from the coding sequence GTGGCGGGCAAGGAACCGCGGTTTTTTTTAGTTCAGGAGGATATTCTGCCAGAGGCCTTATATAAAACGGTCCAGGCCAAGGAACTGTTGATGAGCGGTGAGGCAGCCACTGTTAATGAAGCGGTGGAAAGGGTGCAGTTGAGCCGTAGCGCCTTTTATAAATATAAAGATAAAGTTTACTCTTTTTATCGCTGGAACCGCGATCAAACAGTTATTCTGGAAATGTTGCTGGAACATCGCTCAGGCGTTTTATCTGCGGTGCTTAATAGCATTGCTGCGGTAGGGGGTAATATTATAACCATTAATCAGAATATACCCCAGCAGGGTGTGGCCATGGCTACTGTAACCATTGAGACTGCTAATTTAAAATGTGATGTGGAAAATATGCTCAAACTGCTGCGTAATACCCTGGGCGTTAAAACAGCCAAGGTGCTGGGCGCATAG
- the spoIVA gene encoding stage IV sporulation protein A: MEKYDIFRDIAERTEGDIYLGVSGGVRTGKSTFIKRFMDLMVIPNIENEYERERARDELPQSGAGKTIMTTEPKFVPNEAVELEISPNVKVKVRLVDCVGYRVEGALGYEDEEGNPRMVSTPWFEEPIPFEEAAETGTRKVISEHSTIGLVITTDGTTTDIARENFIPAEERVVQELKDINRPFIIILNSTSPSSEDAIQLADELSEKYDVPVIPVNCAEMLQPDILLIMEKALFEFPVNEVSIAMPMWVEELEQKHWLREKFDTAVQDTVQQVRRLRDIDGAVEKLGEYDMVQAVNLNNLDLGTGTAAIEISSKPDLFFRVLSEETGFQLEGDHQLFRLVKELAVAKREYDKVAPALMELRETGYGMVTPGIDDMQLEEPELIRQGSRFGVKLKASAPSIHMIRANINTEITPIIGTEKQCEELVRYMLNEFEENPQKIWESEIFGKSVSDLVREGIQNKLQRMPENAQTKLQETVKRIVNEGSGGLICIII, encoded by the coding sequence ATGGAAAAGTATGATATTTTCCGCGATATTGCGGAACGCACCGAGGGGGATATTTACCTGGGTGTTAGCGGCGGCGTGCGCACAGGCAAATCAACTTTTATTAAACGGTTCATGGATCTAATGGTCATACCCAATATTGAAAATGAATACGAACGAGAGAGGGCCAGGGATGAGCTTCCCCAAAGCGGGGCCGGCAAAACTATTATGACTACTGAGCCCAAGTTTGTGCCCAATGAGGCGGTGGAGCTGGAGATAAGCCCCAATGTTAAAGTAAAAGTTCGGTTGGTAGACTGTGTTGGGTACAGGGTGGAGGGGGCTCTTGGCTATGAGGATGAGGAAGGTAACCCGCGCATGGTTTCTACCCCCTGGTTCGAAGAACCCATTCCATTTGAGGAAGCCGCAGAAACAGGTACCAGAAAGGTAATCAGTGAGCACTCCACCATTGGCCTGGTGATTACCACTGACGGTACCACCACTGATATAGCAAGGGAAAATTTCATACCCGCCGAGGAAAGGGTAGTTCAAGAACTGAAAGATATCAACAGGCCTTTTATCATTATTTTAAACAGTACCAGTCCTAGTAGTGAAGATGCTATTCAACTGGCTGATGAACTTTCGGAGAAATACGATGTGCCGGTTATTCCGGTTAACTGCGCGGAAATGCTTCAGCCCGACATACTGTTAATTATGGAGAAAGCTTTGTTTGAATTCCCGGTAAATGAGGTTTCCATTGCTATGCCTATGTGGGTGGAGGAATTGGAACAAAAACACTGGCTGAGGGAAAAATTTGACACGGCGGTACAAGATACTGTACAGCAGGTGCGCCGTCTCCGGGATATTGACGGGGCAGTGGAAAAACTGGGCGAATATGACATGGTACAGGCAGTTAATTTAAATAACCTGGATTTGGGCACAGGTACTGCCGCTATCGAAATAAGTTCCAAGCCTGACTTATTTTTCCGGGTGTTGTCGGAAGAGACCGGTTTCCAATTGGAGGGTGACCACCAGCTGTTTCGCTTGGTCAAGGAATTGGCTGTTGCCAAGCGGGAATACGACAAGGTGGCCCCTGCCCTTATGGAACTAAGGGAAACCGGCTACGGTATGGTAACTCCGGGTATTGATGATATGCAGTTGGAAGAGCCGGAACTAATCAGGCAGGGCAGTAGATTCGGAGTCAAGCTGAAGGCCAGTGCACCTTCTATTCATATGATTAGGGCCAATATCAATACTGAAATAACACCTATTATTGGTACTGAAAAGCAATGTGAGGAATTGGTACGATACATGCTGAATGAGTTTGAGGAAAACCCACAAAAAATTTGGGAATCTGAAATATTTGGCAAATCGGTCAGTGACCTGGTGCGCGAAGGTATTCAAAACAAGTTGCAAAGAATGCCTGAAAACGCTCAGACTAAGTTGCAGGAAACTGTCAAGCGTATTGTCAACGAGGGCAGCGGCGGACTTATCTGTATCATCATCTAA
- a CDS encoding gamma carbonic anhydrase family protein: MQTVEFKGKRPRVAPGAFIAPTATLIGDVVVEGGASIWFSTVLRGDFGQIKVGQNTSVQDNAVVHVQPGGKVEIGPNVVIGHGAVLHNCTIEEGAIIGMNAVILDNSVVGSQSMIAAGSVVTEGMQIPPRHMAVGAPAKPKKELTGKTLLRVQQGAQSYMHLVKAYLDEGTGVVDLKEN; this comes from the coding sequence ATGCAAACAGTAGAATTTAAGGGAAAACGGCCGCGGGTTGCTCCGGGAGCCTTTATTGCCCCCACTGCTACTCTGATTGGCGATGTGGTTGTGGAGGGAGGGGCCAGCATCTGGTTTAGTACGGTGCTGCGCGGCGACTTTGGTCAAATTAAGGTGGGACAGAACACCAGCGTGCAGGACAATGCGGTGGTGCATGTTCAACCCGGTGGTAAGGTTGAGATCGGCCCTAACGTCGTTATTGGCCATGGTGCGGTATTGCATAACTGTACTATTGAAGAAGGTGCTATAATCGGTATGAATGCGGTTATTTTAGACAACTCAGTGGTTGGCTCTCAATCTATGATTGCCGCAGGGTCCGTGGTCACCGAGGGAATGCAAATCCCCCCCAGGCACATGGCCGTGGGTGCGCCGGCTAAACCCAAAAAAGAATTAACAGGCAAAACGCTTTTGAGGGTGCAGCAAGGCGCACAGTCTTATATGCATCTGGTAAAAGCATATTTAGATGAAGGCACGGGAGTTGTTGACTTGAAAGAAAATTAG
- a CDS encoding NAD(P)H-dependent glycerol-3-phosphate dehydrogenase, translating to MAVSYEQITVLGAGSWGTALAYHLVGDGCKVKLWARRMEQVEEINTYRENKRYLPGVFLPDSIQVTADLKQALAGAQCVVFSVPSHTFRAVLRDALPLINTGALIVNTAKGIEENSMLRLSEVFADEAGPSGAEHYAVLSGPSHAEEVAQKMPTAVVVASVSSRTAVLAQDLFMQKNLRVYTNPDIIGVELGGALKNVIALGTGIVDGLTGSDNSKAALMTRGLAEITRLGLTMQANPLTFAGLAGLGDLIVTCTSRHSRNRRAGIEIGRGKTLQQALDEVNMVVEGVRTTRAAHGLAATWGIEMPITEQMYQVLFYDLPPQAAVNNLMTRVKTREVEEVALTKIKWYAERDGAD from the coding sequence GTGGCTGTAAGTTATGAACAAATTACCGTGTTGGGTGCCGGCAGTTGGGGCACAGCTTTGGCTTATCATCTGGTGGGGGATGGCTGTAAGGTTAAACTGTGGGCCAGACGGATGGAACAAGTGGAGGAAATAAATACATACCGGGAAAATAAGCGTTATCTTCCCGGCGTTTTTTTGCCCGATAGTATTCAAGTAACAGCGGACCTAAAACAAGCGCTGGCGGGCGCCCAGTGTGTTGTATTCAGTGTTCCCTCGCATACTTTTAGAGCTGTGTTAAGAGACGCTTTGCCATTGATTAATACCGGAGCACTTATTGTGAACACTGCTAAAGGCATCGAGGAAAACAGCATGCTCAGGCTTTCCGAAGTGTTTGCTGATGAGGCCGGTCCATCCGGGGCAGAACATTATGCCGTGCTTTCAGGCCCCAGTCATGCCGAAGAGGTGGCCCAAAAAATGCCCACCGCCGTAGTGGTGGCCTCTGTTTCTTCGCGCACTGCTGTGCTGGCCCAGGATTTATTTATGCAAAAAAATTTACGGGTATATACCAATCCAGATATCATAGGTGTTGAGCTGGGCGGGGCATTAAAAAACGTCATTGCGCTGGGCACCGGTATTGTGGACGGCCTTACCGGCAGTGACAATTCCAAAGCGGCACTGATGACTCGGGGATTGGCGGAGATCACCAGACTGGGGCTGACTATGCAAGCCAATCCTTTAACTTTTGCGGGACTGGCAGGACTTGGTGATTTAATTGTTACCTGCACCAGCCGGCATAGCCGCAACCGGCGCGCCGGTATAGAAATCGGGCGGGGCAAAACATTACAGCAAGCGCTGGACGAGGTCAACATGGTGGTGGAAGGGGTGCGCACCACCCGGGCCGCGCATGGCCTGGCCGCTACCTGGGGCATCGAAATGCCCATCACCGAGCAAATGTACCAGGTACTTTTTTATGATCTTCCCCCCCAAGCTGCAGTTAACAATCTAATGACTCGTGTAAAAACAAGGGAAGTGGAAGAAGTCGCTCTTACCAAAATTAAGTGGTATGCCGAACGTGATGGTGCTGACTAA
- the plsY gene encoding glycerol-3-phosphate 1-O-acyltransferase PlsY, with protein MYILLAVMISYLIGSIPVGVLVARTKGINIMEHGSGNIGTTNVWRNLGPGYGLFVLALDMAKGVTAVLVGRYFGGVETELLAAFGALCGHSWSVFLRFKGGKIVATGAGVVLAISPLVTLVALVVLLTTLGISRYVSLSSMMAAITVPTAMAVLGMDRLYIIFGIILMIFVIYKHRSNIQRILSGTEYKVGKGRRI; from the coding sequence ATGTACATATTGCTGGCTGTTATGATTAGCTACCTGATTGGTTCAATACCGGTGGGCGTGCTGGTGGCCAGGACCAAAGGCATTAATATAATGGAGCACGGTAGCGGCAATATCGGCACCACCAATGTATGGCGCAACCTTGGCCCCGGGTATGGTCTATTTGTGCTGGCCCTGGACATGGCCAAGGGGGTGACCGCCGTGCTGGTGGGTCGTTATTTCGGCGGTGTTGAAACTGAGTTGCTGGCCGCTTTCGGGGCCCTGTGCGGGCACAGCTGGTCTGTATTTTTACGTTTTAAAGGCGGTAAAATTGTCGCCACCGGTGCTGGTGTAGTGCTGGCCATTTCTCCTTTGGTTACACTGGTGGCGCTGGTGGTACTTTTAACCACCCTGGGTATTAGCCGCTATGTATCCTTAAGTTCAATGATGGCGGCCATAACAGTACCCACTGCAATGGCTGTTTTGGGCATGGATAGGTTATATATCATCTTTGGTATCATATTAATGATATTTGTTATCTATAAGCACCGTTCCAATATACAAAGGATTTTGTCAGGTACGGAATACAAGGTGGGAAAGGGCAGGAGGATATAG
- the der gene encoding ribosome biogenesis GTPase Der translates to MAKSIVAIVGRPNVGKSTLFNRIVGGRVAIVEGVPGVTRDRLYQDAEWNNRWFTLVDTGGLDYQDEGEIVSHIRKQAELAIEEADLVLFVVDARAGLNGTDEDVARVLRRSEKPVILVANKVEHFDKVHELYDFYRLGLGEPLPVSAAEGLNTGDLLDRLVQELPPAEEDETEEDVIKIAVIGRPNVGKSSLVNALLGEERVIVSNIPGTTRDAIDSYITRGDNKYSIIDTAGIRRRSKIGLSTEKYSVIRSLRAVDRSDIVLMLIDAVEQLTDQDKRIAGYAHEKGRASILVVNKWDLVEKDDRTANRYIENLRDGLGFMQYAPVLFVSALTHQRVHRVLELVDYVSEQQNMRIATADLNQLLREAMLHNAPPQDRGRHLKIFYATQAGVKPPTFILFVNEPELMHFSYLRYIENQLRSAYGFEGTPIKLVMRKR, encoded by the coding sequence GTGGCGAAATCAATAGTGGCAATAGTTGGCCGTCCCAATGTAGGTAAATCAACACTATTCAATCGCATCGTAGGCGGGCGGGTGGCTATAGTGGAGGGAGTACCCGGCGTTACCCGGGACCGTCTCTACCAGGATGCCGAGTGGAATAACCGCTGGTTCACCCTGGTGGACACCGGCGGGTTGGATTACCAGGACGAGGGTGAAATAGTATCGCATATTCGCAAGCAGGCCGAGCTAGCCATAGAGGAAGCTGACCTGGTGCTTTTTGTAGTGGATGCCCGGGCCGGGTTAAACGGTACTGATGAAGATGTGGCCCGGGTTTTACGCCGTTCAGAAAAACCCGTCATCTTAGTGGCCAATAAAGTAGAACATTTTGATAAAGTCCATGAATTATATGATTTTTACCGCCTGGGGCTTGGTGAACCGTTGCCCGTTTCAGCTGCCGAGGGTTTAAATACCGGAGATTTGCTGGACAGGCTTGTGCAAGAACTGCCTCCGGCCGAAGAAGATGAAACTGAAGAAGATGTAATTAAGATTGCTGTTATCGGCCGCCCCAATGTGGGCAAATCATCGCTGGTAAATGCCCTGCTGGGCGAGGAAAGGGTTATTGTCAGCAATATACCGGGCACCACCAGGGATGCTATTGATTCATACATCACCAGGGGAGACAATAAGTATTCCATCATTGATACAGCGGGTATCAGGCGGCGCAGTAAAATTGGCCTGTCTACCGAAAAATACAGCGTAATTCGTTCGCTGCGTGCTGTTGACCGCAGTGATATAGTGTTAATGCTGATTGATGCGGTGGAGCAATTAACCGACCAGGATAAGAGGATTGCCGGTTATGCCCATGAAAAGGGAAGGGCTTCAATTTTAGTGGTTAATAAATGGGATTTAGTTGAAAAAGACGACCGTACAGCTAACCGCTATATTGAAAATCTGCGGGATGGGTTGGGTTTTATGCAATATGCACCTGTGCTGTTTGTCAGTGCACTGACCCACCAGCGAGTGCACCGGGTGCTGGAATTGGTGGATTATGTTAGTGAACAGCAAAACATGCGTATTGCCACTGCCGATTTAAACCAGTTACTGCGGGAAGCTATGCTGCATAACGCTCCGCCCCAGGACCGGGGCAGACACCTTAAAATCTTTTATGCCACCCAGGCGGGGGTAAAGCCGCCCACCTTTATCTTGTTTGTCAATGAGCCGGAATTAATGCATTTTTCTTATCTGCGTTATATAGAAAACCAGCTGCGTTCGGCTTATGGTTTTGAGGGCACTCCTATTAAGCTGGTTATGCGCAAAAGATAA
- a CDS encoding DUF512 domain-containing protein: MRDRGLIINNVADNSIADELRLQPLDMILQINGQEITDILDYQYLTADENLQVLVQKCTGEHWLLEIEKDYDENLGLEFQDDGWGPTRQCGNKCIFCFVDQMPGQMRSSLYIKDDDYRLSFAQGNFITLTNVGPSELRRIAQMRLSPLYISVHTTNPALRRQMMGNPRAEQVMDQLRYLAEANIQMHTQVVLCPGINDGPELNRTISDLGELWPAVCSLAVVPVGLTGCRDGLFRLRSFNAQEAGEVVQEVQRWQKVFMAEYQYPLVFASDEFYLLAGVPIPLAENYGGFPQTENGVGLVRLFMDEWHQLSRGLPGRTEYPMHYSLVTGTLARPVLEPVVAELNRIAGLQMDLHVMENKYFGKTVTVAGLLTGQDLLEGLAGRNLGERLFIPGVMLREGDHVFLDDITLDELAGRLEIKVSPVDDLGELVRLMGLYP, translated from the coding sequence ATGCGGGACCGAGGCTTAATAATTAACAACGTGGCCGATAACAGTATAGCAGATGAACTTAGGCTTCAGCCCTTGGATATGATTTTACAAATCAATGGGCAGGAGATAACTGATATCCTTGATTACCAGTATTTAACTGCTGATGAAAACCTGCAGGTACTGGTTCAAAAGTGCACTGGTGAGCATTGGCTATTAGAAATTGAAAAGGATTATGATGAAAACCTGGGACTAGAATTCCAGGACGATGGCTGGGGTCCCACCCGCCAGTGCGGCAATAAGTGTATATTTTGTTTTGTTGATCAAATGCCCGGGCAAATGCGCTCATCGCTATATATTAAAGATGACGATTACCGGCTGTCCTTTGCCCAGGGCAATTTCATCACTTTGACCAATGTTGGTCCTTCAGAACTTAGGCGTATAGCCCAAATGCGGTTGAGCCCGCTATATATTTCCGTACATACCACTAACCCGGCCTTACGCCGGCAGATGATGGGTAATCCCCGGGCCGAACAAGTCATGGACCAGCTTCGTTACCTGGCTGAAGCCAATATCCAAATGCATACCCAAGTGGTGCTGTGTCCGGGTATTAATGACGGTCCCGAACTTAACCGCACCATTAGCGACCTGGGTGAACTATGGCCGGCGGTTTGCTCACTGGCTGTTGTTCCTGTAGGCTTAACCGGCTGCCGCGATGGGCTATTTAGACTGCGCTCCTTTAATGCCCAGGAGGCCGGTGAGGTGGTGCAAGAGGTGCAGCGCTGGCAAAAGGTTTTTATGGCCGAGTACCAATACCCGCTCGTTTTTGCCAGTGATGAATTCTACCTGCTTGCCGGCGTACCCATTCCCCTCGCGGAAAACTACGGCGGCTTTCCCCAAACCGAAAACGGTGTGGGACTAGTGCGCCTTTTTATGGATGAATGGCATCAGTTATCCAGAGGGTTACCCGGGCGTACTGAATACCCGATGCACTATTCTTTAGTTACCGGCACTCTGGCCAGGCCGGTGCTGGAACCGGTGGTGGCCGAGCTGAACCGGATTGCTGGGCTGCAGATGGACTTGCATGTTATGGAAAATAAATACTTTGGCAAAACTGTTACCGTAGCTGGTTTGCTGACGGGGCAAGATTTGTTGGAAGGACTGGCGGGGCGTAATTTGGGGGAAAGGCTGTTCATACCCGGGGTTATGCTGCGGGAAGGTGACCATGTATTTTTAGATGATATTACCCTGGATGAGCTTGCCGGCAGGCTGGAGATAAAGGTCAGCCCGGTGGATGACCTGGGGGAATTGGTACGCCTGATGGGGCTGTATCCTTGA
- a CDS encoding DUF3189 family protein — MKRLIFFNDTGFPYAVLAAAMRSGELPVCRPPGHSELDQVLARTGLGRGDASVYNLGCSKQGENCLALWSQGNGDMMGRAITSFLALMHIENYELVRIKCHKTLLAKAGIWLAKVPGLKDVGLSLVYRHVVNIYRELGAKY; from the coding sequence GTGAAAAGGTTAATATTTTTCAATGATACAGGTTTTCCTTATGCTGTACTAGCGGCGGCAATGCGCAGTGGTGAACTTCCTGTTTGCAGGCCGCCCGGGCACAGTGAGCTGGATCAAGTGCTGGCTCGCACAGGATTGGGCCGGGGAGATGCATCGGTATATAATCTGGGGTGTAGCAAGCAAGGCGAAAATTGTTTGGCGCTATGGTCCCAGGGTAACGGTGATATGATGGGGCGGGCAATAACAAGCTTTTTGGCTCTAATGCACATAGAAAATTATGAGCTGGTGCGTATTAAATGTCATAAAACCTTGCTGGCCAAAGCCGGTATCTGGTTGGCTAAGGTGCCTGGTTTAAAGGACGTGGGCCTATCGCTGGTATACCGCCATGTAGTGAACATATACCGTGAGTTGGGTGCCAAATATTGA
- a CDS encoding DUF3189 family protein — protein MALKIIYHCFGGTHSSVTAAAFHLGMLPSDRTPRAEDLQAIPFFDTRDSRDHGNIALMGIDGQGNEIYFVGQRGSPQILENIIHGLARQFDIPPQDYKLVNVMYKVNLSMRLGGYMSRRFKWIYPGRPLVTWGTIHACRNIINLVRRVKAGEK, from the coding sequence ATGGCTTTGAAAATAATTTACCACTGTTTTGGAGGCACCCATTCATCCGTAACGGCAGCCGCATTTCATTTAGGTATGCTACCTTCTGACCGTACGCCAAGGGCAGAGGATTTACAGGCCATTCCTTTTTTTGATACCAGAGATAGTCGGGACCATGGCAATATTGCTTTAATGGGTATAGACGGTCAAGGTAATGAAATATACTTTGTCGGCCAGCGCGGATCGCCGCAAATATTGGAAAATATTATTCATGGGCTGGCTCGGCAGTTTGATATACCGCCACAGGATTATAAGTTGGTTAATGTAATGTATAAAGTTAACTTAAGCATGCGGTTGGGTGGCTACATGTCCCGCCGGTTTAAATGGATTTACCCCGGTCGGCCGCTGGTTACATGGGGTACTATCCATGCGTGTAGAAACATCATTAACCTGGTGCGCAGGGTGAAGGCGGGGGAAAAGTAA
- a CDS encoding capping complex subunit for YIEGIA, producing MAKEILAVITTDKRKVTGAVPIFIADSEEEKEKTALFLAKTLDAMVHDLENGCYFIVRH from the coding sequence GTGGCAAAAGAAATACTGGCCGTTATTACCACTGATAAAAGGAAAGTAACCGGTGCTGTGCCCATATTTATCGCCGACAGTGAAGAGGAAAAGGAAAAAACCGCCCTGTTTTTGGCTAAGACACTGGACGCTATGGTACATGACCTGGAAAACGGCTGCTATTTCATAGTCCGGCATTAA
- a CDS encoding YIEGIA family protein codes for MVVILAGTLAGTLTRVLLLKLDYRQYPGYPHGYVSHLSLGAIASALGAVAVPALMNKDFTAFTFLALAAQQFREIRNIERQTLENLEETRLEKRGKDYIEGIARTFEARNYLVMVTAFFTSIAAVLAGIGAAVAMALLLVLFSRTFMTGKNIGDICEVIPAKIHFKGSLLCVNEIDIMSVGLPKMRRKIEQEALGVMIKPKDDNARATLHDMGQRMAIAHTAALIMGSKKEVDIPEFTPLVRKNPDTGAVALYIMPIEKDMESLILAVQRTPLLESARVKPLNTQAGRIAAD; via the coding sequence ATGGTAGTGATACTCGCCGGTACCCTGGCCGGCACTTTGACTCGGGTGCTGCTGCTGAAATTAGATTACCGCCAATACCCCGGCTATCCTCATGGTTATGTTTCCCATCTCTCCCTGGGTGCCATTGCCTCGGCCCTGGGTGCCGTGGCCGTGCCGGCATTAATGAACAAGGATTTCACCGCCTTTACTTTTTTGGCTCTTGCTGCCCAACAATTTCGCGAAATTCGCAACATAGAAAGGCAAACCCTGGAAAACTTAGAGGAGACCCGGCTTGAAAAGCGGGGTAAAGATTACATTGAAGGGATTGCCCGCACTTTTGAAGCCCGTAATTATTTGGTGATGGTTACCGCTTTTTTTACCAGTATTGCAGCGGTGCTGGCCGGTATTGGAGCCGCCGTGGCCATGGCGCTGTTGCTGGTATTGTTTAGCAGGACTTTTATGACCGGTAAGAACATTGGAGATATATGTGAAGTGATCCCCGCAAAGATTCATTTTAAAGGGTCATTATTATGTGTCAACGAAATTGATATCATGTCTGTGGGGCTGCCCAAAATGCGCAGGAAAATAGAGCAGGAGGCACTGGGCGTGATGATTAAACCAAAAGATGATAATGCCCGGGCTACTTTACATGATATGGGCCAGCGCATGGCCATCGCACATACTGCGGCTTTGATCATGGGCAGTAAAAAGGAAGTGGATATACCGGAATTTACCCCGCTGGTACGTAAAAACCCTGACACCGGTGCCGTAGCTTTATATATCATGCCTATTGAAAAGGATATGGAGTCTCTGATACTGGCCGTGCAAAGAACACCGCTGCTGGAAAGCGCCCGCGTTAAGCCGCTGAATACTCAAGCCGGGCGTATAGCCGCCGATTAA
- the spoIIP gene encoding stage II sporulation protein P, protein MKKQRLIIALVAGILVLGVSLLGYFSVSQSISPTWSPGDILNKGMEADHQDGRVFRITDNSNKLLSQMSRSVSVGDELITNGGRHYKIKTVQGLNARAEFAGMDRELLSYIDEYENITVPVAGQQDWKGRPVALYHTHSAESYVPTDGTESKPYDGGIFDVGEAMAAELKKKGVNVLHDKTPHEPRDSNAYYRSRRTVADLMKKNPVAMIDVHRDGIPDPDYYSKNIDGQDATQLRLVVGRQNPKMQSNMEFAKKAMAYANKVHPGLVKEIFIAKGNYNQDLMSTAMLVEVGTHTNSKEAAQKGATLFADALPGLLGLGGVATPGGYTSPAANSPAGWRTLAWIIGVAVLGGGAFLLISSGSWENARKRLSGYWGREFAGFMAPMRKRFNKHNRPSGEDQFGEGEQEKVYSEDANNALKDNRDNVRSD, encoded by the coding sequence GTGAAGAAACAGCGGTTAATAATTGCCCTGGTAGCCGGCATTTTAGTGCTGGGTGTATCGTTATTGGGCTATTTTTCAGTATCTCAATCCATATCCCCCACCTGGTCGCCCGGTGACATTTTGAACAAAGGCATGGAGGCCGACCACCAGGACGGGCGGGTATTTAGAATAACCGATAACAGCAATAAATTGCTCAGCCAAATGTCCCGTTCCGTTTCGGTAGGGGATGAATTAATTACAAACGGCGGTAGGCACTACAAAATTAAAACAGTTCAGGGTTTAAATGCCCGGGCTGAGTTTGCCGGTATGGACCGGGAGTTACTGAGCTATATAGACGAGTACGAAAACATCACCGTGCCCGTGGCAGGCCAGCAGGACTGGAAAGGAAGGCCGGTTGCTTTGTACCACACCCATAGTGCCGAGTCTTATGTGCCCACTGACGGTACTGAAAGCAAACCTTACGATGGGGGTATATTTGACGTTGGAGAAGCTATGGCTGCCGAGTTAAAGAAAAAAGGTGTTAATGTTCTGCATGATAAAACGCCTCATGAACCCAGGGACAGCAACGCTTATTATCGCTCCCGGCGTACTGTGGCGGATTTGATGAAGAAAAATCCTGTGGCGATGATTGATGTGCATAGGGACGGTATACCGGACCCCGATTACTACAGCAAAAACATTGACGGCCAGGACGCCACTCAACTTCGGCTGGTGGTGGGCAGGCAAAACCCCAAAATGCAATCCAATATGGAATTTGCCAAAAAGGCTATGGCTTATGCTAATAAAGTGCACCCCGGCCTGGTGAAAGAAATATTTATTGCCAAGGGCAATTACAACCAGGACCTGATGTCGACAGCCATGTTGGTGGAAGTCGGCACTCATACTAATTCCAAAGAGGCCGCCCAGAAAGGTGCCACCTTGTTTGCCGATGCATTGCCTGGTCTCCTTGGACTGGGCGGGGTTGCTACTCCTGGAGGATACACCAGCCCGGCAGCTAACTCACCGGCCGGCTGGAGAACCCTGGCTTGGATAATCGGTGTTGCCGTGCTGGGCGGTGGCGCGTTCCTGCTGATTAGCTCGGGGAGCTGGGAAAATGCCCGTAAGCGGCTGAGTGGCTACTGGGGTAGGGAATTTGCAGGGTTTATGGCACCCATGAGAAAAAGGTTTAATAAGCATAACCGCCCATCTGGTGAAGATCAGTTTGGTGAAGGGGAACAAGAGAAGGTATACAGTGAAGACGCTAATAACGCCTTGAAAGATAACCGCGACAACGTTAGAAGCGACTAG